In Pseudomonas sp. MTM4, one genomic interval encodes:
- the ppc gene encoding phosphoenolpyruvate carboxylase translates to MAKIDARLRENVHLLGELLGNTIREQHGDAFFDKIERIRKGAKGARRGSIDDARLLQETLDGLADDELLPMTRAFNQFLNLANIAEQYHQIRRRRPGEPAPFEAGVLSGLLERLKGEGFAQEFVARQVGRLDIELVLTAHPTEVSRRTLIQKYDAIAEQLAARDHTDLGAAELAQIELRLQRLIAEAWHTEEIRRSRPTPVEEAKWGFAVIENSLWQALPNVLRQTDQALCHSTGLHLPLDAAPIRFASWMGGDRDGNPNVTAKVTREVLVLARWVAADLFLRDIEGLITALSMQTASEELLRHSGESAEPYRALLKRLRGRLQATRDWAGGAQQPASPAVLQDNRELREPLELCYHSLHACGMGVIADGALLDTLRRVAAFGLFLVRLDIRQDSARHVAALAEITDYLGIGHYDQWDEQQRLDFLQRELTNRRPLLPPHFQPSEETAEVLATCRVVAQAPGASLGSYVISMARGASDVLAVQLLLKEAGLQRPMRVVPLFETLDDLNNAGPTIDQLLGLPGYRQRLHGPQEVMIGYSDSAKDAGTTAAAWAQYRAQERLVDICREHQVELLLFHGRGGTVGRGGGPAHAAILSQPPGSVAGRFRTTEQGEMIRFKFGLPDIAEQNLSLYLAAVVEATLLPPPMPEPDWRETMDQLAAAGVEAYRGVVRDHAQFVDYFRQATPEQELGRLPLGSRPSKRREGGIESLRAIPWIFAWTQTRLMLPAWLGWEHALETALERDEGDRLRLMRQRWPFFSTRIDMLEMVLAKTDAEIASRYDERLVEAQLQSLGRDLRDRLSQAVAAIQRVTGQSELLAHSPTTLEAFSLRNTYLDPLHLMQIELLARARQQQTPAESPLEQALLVSVAGIAAGLRNTG, encoded by the coding sequence ATGGCGAAGATCGACGCGCGACTGCGCGAAAACGTTCATCTGCTCGGCGAGCTGCTGGGCAATACCATTCGCGAGCAGCACGGCGATGCCTTCTTCGACAAGATCGAACGCATCCGCAAAGGTGCCAAAGGTGCGCGCCGTGGGTCGATCGACGATGCTCGGTTGCTGCAGGAAACCCTTGACGGGCTGGCTGACGATGAATTGCTGCCGATGACCCGAGCCTTCAACCAGTTCCTCAATCTGGCCAACATCGCCGAGCAGTATCACCAGATCCGGCGTCGCCGACCCGGCGAGCCGGCGCCTTTCGAGGCCGGTGTGCTGAGCGGGCTGCTCGAGCGGCTCAAGGGCGAAGGCTTCGCTCAGGAATTCGTGGCGCGGCAAGTGGGCCGGCTGGATATCGAACTGGTGCTGACCGCCCACCCGACCGAGGTGTCGCGGCGCACCCTGATCCAGAAATACGACGCCATCGCAGAACAGCTGGCGGCGCGTGACCACACCGACCTCGGCGCGGCGGAGCTGGCGCAGATCGAGCTGCGTCTGCAGCGATTGATCGCCGAGGCCTGGCATACCGAGGAAATCCGCCGCAGCCGACCGACTCCAGTGGAGGAGGCGAAGTGGGGCTTCGCTGTTATCGAAAACTCGCTCTGGCAGGCGCTGCCCAATGTGTTGCGACAAACCGATCAGGCGCTGTGCCACAGCACCGGCTTGCACCTGCCGTTGGACGCCGCGCCGATCCGTTTCGCCTCCTGGATGGGCGGCGATCGCGACGGCAATCCCAACGTGACGGCGAAGGTGACCCGCGAGGTGCTGGTGCTGGCGCGCTGGGTGGCGGCTGATCTGTTCCTGCGCGATATCGAGGGGTTGATCACCGCGCTGTCGATGCAGACCGCCAGTGAAGAGCTGCTGCGTCACAGCGGCGAGTCGGCCGAGCCCTATCGTGCACTGCTCAAGCGGCTACGCGGACGGCTGCAGGCGACGCGCGACTGGGCCGGTGGCGCTCAGCAGCCGGCGTCGCCTGCGGTACTGCAGGACAATCGCGAGCTGCGCGAGCCGCTGGAACTCTGCTACCACTCGTTGCATGCGTGCGGCATGGGTGTGATCGCTGACGGCGCTTTGCTCGATACGCTACGTCGGGTTGCCGCGTTCGGGTTGTTTCTGGTGCGCCTCGACATCCGTCAGGACTCGGCTCGGCACGTCGCCGCCTTGGCGGAAATTACCGATTATCTGGGCATAGGTCATTACGACCAGTGGGACGAGCAGCAGCGCCTGGATTTCCTCCAGCGCGAGTTGACCAACCGCCGTCCGTTGCTGCCTCCACATTTTCAGCCTTCGGAGGAGACCGCCGAAGTGCTGGCGACCTGTCGCGTGGTAGCGCAGGCGCCAGGTGCGTCGCTCGGCTCCTATGTCATCTCCATGGCTCGCGGCGCGTCGGATGTGCTGGCGGTTCAGTTGTTGTTGAAAGAGGCCGGCCTACAACGGCCGATGCGCGTCGTACCGCTGTTCGAGACGCTCGATGACCTGAACAATGCCGGCCCTACCATTGATCAGCTGTTGGGTCTGCCAGGTTATCGCCAGCGCTTGCATGGCCCGCAGGAAGTGATGATCGGCTATTCGGATTCGGCCAAGGATGCCGGAACCACAGCGGCGGCCTGGGCGCAGTACCGCGCGCAGGAACGCCTCGTCGACATCTGCCGCGAGCATCAGGTCGAGTTGCTGCTGTTCCATGGCCGTGGAGGCACGGTTGGCCGTGGCGGCGGGCCGGCTCATGCGGCGATCCTGTCCCAGCCGCCCGGGTCGGTGGCGGGGCGCTTCCGCACTACCGAGCAGGGCGAGATGATCCGTTTCAAGTTCGGGCTACCGGATATCGCCGAGCAAAATCTCAGCCTGTATCTGGCTGCGGTCGTGGAAGCGACCCTGCTGCCACCGCCGATGCCCGAGCCGGATTGGCGCGAAACCATGGATCAGCTGGCTGCTGCAGGCGTCGAGGCCTATCGCGGCGTGGTACGCGATCATGCGCAATTCGTCGACTACTTCCGCCAGGCCACGCCCGAGCAGGAATTGGGTCGGCTACCACTGGGCAGCCGACCGTCGAAGCGTCGAGAAGGCGGAATCGAGAGCTTGCGTGCGATTCCGTGGATATTCGCCTGGACCCAGACGCGCCTGATGTTGCCCGCCTGGTTGGGCTGGGAGCACGCGCTAGAGACCGCGCTGGAGCGTGACGAAGGCGATCGGCTGAGGCTGATGCGCCAGCGTTGGCCGTTTTTCAGCACGCGCATCGATATGCTTGAGATGGTCTTGGCCAAGACAGATGCGGAAATCGCCAGTCGCTACGACGAGCGGTTGGTCGAGGCGCAGTTACAGTCGCTGGGTCGCGATTTGCGTGACAGATTGTCGCAGGCTGTGGCGGCCATACAGCGTGTGACTGGCCAGTCCGAGCTACTTGCGCACAGTCCTACGACCCTCGAAGCCTTCAGTCTGCGCAACACTTATCTCGATCCTCTGCATCTGATGCAGATCGAATTGCTGGCCCGTGCGCGACAGCAACAGACCCCGGCGGAAAGCCCGCTGGAGCAAGCTCTGTTGGTTAGCGTCGCAGGCATTGCAGCGGGATTGCGCAACACCGGATAG
- the adk gene encoding adenylate kinase, which translates to MRVILLGAPGAGKGTQARFITEKFAIPQISTGDMLRAAVKAGSPLGLQVKDVMDSGGLVSDEIIIALIQERLQQSDCANGFLFDGFPRTIPQAEALRDAGVKLDHVLEIAVDDEEIVGRLSGRRVHPASGRIYHTEHNPPKVAGVDDVTGEELVHRKDDLEETVRHRLSLYHSQTKPLVAFYQNLEAAEGTPKCSRVEGVGSVEEITAKVLAALS; encoded by the coding sequence ATGCGCGTAATTCTGCTGGGAGCACCCGGTGCCGGGAAAGGCACACAGGCCCGCTTCATTACCGAGAAGTTCGCCATCCCGCAAATTTCCACCGGTGACATGTTGCGTGCAGCGGTCAAAGCGGGCTCGCCGCTGGGCCTGCAGGTCAAGGACGTGATGGACAGTGGTGGTCTGGTGTCCGATGAGATCATCATCGCGCTCATCCAGGAGCGTCTGCAGCAGTCCGATTGTGCCAACGGCTTCCTCTTCGATGGATTCCCTCGCACCATTCCGCAAGCCGAAGCGCTGCGTGATGCCGGCGTGAAGCTGGACCACGTGCTGGAAATCGCGGTGGATGATGAAGAAATCGTCGGTCGCCTGTCCGGTCGTCGCGTGCATCCGGCTTCGGGTCGCATCTACCACACTGAGCACAACCCGCCGAAGGTGGCTGGCGTCGACGACGTCACCGGTGAAGAGCTGGTTCACCGCAAGGACGATCTGGAAGAAACCGTCCGCCACCGCCTGAGCCTCTACCACTCGCAGACCAAGCCGCTGGTGGCTTTCTACCAGAACCTCGAAGCAGCTGAAGGCACGCCCAAGTGCAGCCGCGTCGAAGGTGTCGGCTCGGTGGAAGAGATTACTGCCAAGGTGCTGGCTGCGCTCAGCTGA
- the tsaB gene encoding tRNA (adenosine(37)-N6)-threonylcarbamoyltransferase complex dimerization subunit type 1 TsaB → MTTLLALDTATEACSVALLHDGRVLSHYEVIPRLHAQRLLPMIQTLLAEAGIALSAVDALAFGRGPGAFTGVRIAVGVVQGLAFALERPVLPISTLATIAQRAYREHGAEQVAVAIDARMDEVYWGCYRAHEGEMQLAGIEAVLPPEQVGLPRDGSGNWFGAGTGWRYAERLAVQPAAVDTTLLPHAEDLLHLASFGWQRGEAVEADQAQPIYLRDNVATPKAAR, encoded by the coding sequence ATGACCACGCTGTTGGCCCTGGATACCGCCACTGAAGCCTGCTCCGTTGCGCTGCTGCATGACGGCCGCGTGCTGAGCCATTACGAGGTGATTCCGCGGCTGCATGCGCAACGGCTGCTGCCCATGATCCAGACGCTGCTGGCTGAGGCGGGGATTGCCTTGTCGGCCGTCGATGCGCTGGCGTTCGGTCGTGGCCCCGGTGCCTTTACCGGCGTGCGGATCGCGGTTGGCGTGGTACAGGGGCTGGCGTTCGCGCTGGAGCGTCCAGTATTGCCGATTTCGACACTCGCTACGATCGCTCAGCGTGCGTATCGCGAGCATGGCGCCGAGCAGGTGGCGGTCGCCATCGATGCGCGCATGGATGAAGTTTATTGGGGCTGTTATCGCGCCCATGAAGGCGAGATGCAGCTGGCCGGGATTGAAGCCGTACTGCCTCCGGAACAAGTCGGTTTGCCGCGTGATGGCTCCGGCAACTGGTTCGGCGCTGGCACGGGCTGGCGCTATGCCGAGCGCCTTGCCGTACAACCCGCGGCGGTCGATACCACGCTGCTGCCGCATGCAGAAGATTTGCTGCACCTGGCCAGTTTCGGCTGGCAGCGCGGGGAAGCGGTGGAGGCCGATCAGGCCCAGCCGATCTACTTGCGTGACAACGTCGCGACGCCAAAGGCTGCGCGGTGA
- a CDS encoding DUF72 domain-containing protein, translating to MDLPYFLGCPSWNEPPWRGSLYSLGLPATEFLARYCSVFNTVEGNTTLYAWPSEQKIKRWAALMPEGFRFCAKLPREISQASDLRDVLDLVLSFRSLLAPLGQRVSPFWLQLPATFGPARLGELTQVIETLNRPLAVEVRHTAFFAKGEEERALNRLLHGRGVERICMDTRALFSCRSRDPALLHAQSKKPRLPVRPAAFSQFPQVRFVGHPELEANDPFLTPWLDKVAGWIEAGKQPHVYLHTPDNRLAPDLAMRFHDQLARRLPGLPPLAVPAMQSESQLSLLGD from the coding sequence GTGGATCTTCCCTATTTTCTCGGCTGCCCTTCCTGGAACGAGCCTCCCTGGCGTGGATCGCTTTATTCCCTGGGATTGCCTGCGACCGAATTCCTCGCGCGTTATTGCTCGGTGTTCAACACCGTGGAAGGCAACACGACGCTTTATGCCTGGCCGTCGGAGCAAAAGATCAAGCGCTGGGCGGCGCTGATGCCTGAAGGCTTTCGCTTCTGCGCCAAGCTGCCGCGCGAGATCAGTCAAGCGTCGGATCTTCGTGACGTACTGGACCTGGTTTTGTCGTTCCGTTCGCTGCTGGCGCCGTTGGGCCAAAGAGTCAGCCCGTTCTGGTTGCAGTTGCCGGCCACGTTCGGCCCGGCTCGCCTGGGTGAGCTGACGCAGGTGATCGAGACCCTGAATCGACCGCTTGCTGTGGAAGTGCGCCACACCGCCTTCTTCGCCAAGGGCGAGGAGGAACGCGCGCTGAATCGGTTGCTGCACGGGCGGGGCGTGGAGCGTATCTGCATGGACACCCGTGCGCTGTTCAGCTGCCGGTCACGCGATCCAGCATTGCTGCATGCGCAAAGCAAGAAGCCACGGCTGCCGGTGCGGCCCGCGGCGTTCAGCCAGTTCCCGCAGGTACGCTTTGTCGGACATCCGGAGCTGGAGGCGAACGATCCCTTTCTCACGCCTTGGCTGGACAAGGTGGCGGGTTGGATCGAGGCGGGCAAGCAGCCCCATGTCTATCTGCATACTCCGGATAACCGTCTGGCGCCGGATCTGGCCATGCGCTTCCATGATCAGCTCGCGCGGCGCTTGCCAGGTCTGCCGCCGCTGGCAGTGCCTGCGATGCAGAGCGAGTCGCAGCTGTCGCTGCTTGGCGACTGA
- a CDS encoding extensin family protein, giving the protein MTFGRFFLLLLLALAGFVYAVWRGHVDVPSKWNPWAPLDIRETPNLLTPYKLQRLQSDRALCEQALTTSDLDYVAVPDSTPQPGCPVENAVRVTGSAVRFNGAFLATCPLAAAYALFERHGLQPAAQQVFGQPVVRVDHFGSFACRNIARSNRRSQHASANALDLAGFRLQDGTRITVARDWNGDDDKARFLRQVKAAACDAFKITLSPEYNAAHHDHFHVDMGGFGMCR; this is encoded by the coding sequence ATGACGTTTGGCCGCTTCTTCCTATTGCTTCTGCTCGCGCTCGCCGGGTTCGTTTACGCGGTGTGGCGCGGTCACGTCGACGTTCCGTCGAAGTGGAATCCCTGGGCACCGCTGGATATTCGCGAGACGCCGAACCTGTTGACGCCCTACAAGCTGCAGCGCCTGCAGAGCGACCGCGCGCTTTGCGAACAGGCGCTGACCACCTCCGATCTGGATTACGTGGCAGTTCCTGACAGCACGCCGCAACCTGGCTGTCCGGTGGAAAACGCCGTGCGCGTTACCGGCTCGGCGGTGCGCTTCAATGGCGCGTTTCTCGCGACCTGCCCGCTGGCCGCGGCCTATGCGCTGTTCGAGCGGCATGGACTGCAGCCAGCGGCGCAGCAGGTATTTGGCCAGCCGGTGGTGCGTGTCGACCACTTCGGCAGCTTTGCCTGCCGCAATATCGCGCGTAGCAACAGGCGCAGCCAGCACGCGTCCGCCAACGCGCTGGATCTGGCCGGGTTCAGATTGCAGGACGGCACACGCATAACCGTCGCGCGCGACTGGAACGGCGACGACGACAAGGCGCGCTTCCTTCGCCAGGTAAAGGCAGCTGCCTGCGATGCGTTCAAGATCACCCTGAGCCCCGAATACAACGCAGCGCATCACGATCATTTTCATGTCGATATGGGCGGTTTCGGCATGTGCCGCTGA
- a CDS encoding class I SAM-dependent methyltransferase → MTASSPLVRVEALAPEFVEQAHAWASRLDLPTQADEAEFALQLGEDGLQLQLLGSQAPGPVRVDFVEGGAAHRRQFGGGSGQMIAKAVGIQPGIRPSVLDATAGLGRDAFVLATLGCEMVLFERQPLIAALLEDGLARARDDAEVRPIVTRMRLLRGNAIDLMKQWKDEPPQVIYLDPMFPHREKSALVKKEMRLFRPFVGDDLDAGTLLEQALALASHRVVVKRPRKAPAIDGPKPGYSLEGKSSRYDIYPKKKLSAGQ, encoded by the coding sequence ATGACTGCCTCATCCCCGTTGGTCCGTGTCGAAGCCCTTGCCCCCGAGTTCGTCGAGCAGGCGCACGCTTGGGCGTCGCGGTTGGACTTGCCGACGCAAGCGGACGAGGCGGAATTCGCCCTGCAGCTAGGCGAGGACGGTTTGCAATTGCAGCTGCTCGGCTCGCAGGCGCCGGGGCCGGTGCGAGTGGATTTCGTCGAAGGCGGCGCCGCGCATCGTCGGCAATTCGGTGGTGGCAGCGGACAGATGATTGCCAAGGCGGTCGGGATTCAGCCCGGCATTCGGCCCAGCGTGTTGGATGCGACCGCCGGGCTCGGGCGCGACGCCTTCGTGTTGGCGACGCTGGGCTGCGAAATGGTGCTGTTCGAGCGTCAACCATTGATCGCCGCACTGCTGGAGGATGGTCTGGCGCGAGCGCGAGACGATGCCGAGGTGCGTCCGATCGTCACGCGCATGCGCCTGCTTCGTGGCAACGCCATCGATTTGATGAAGCAGTGGAAGGATGAGCCACCCCAGGTCATTTATCTTGACCCGATGTTTCCGCACCGGGAAAAGAGCGCGCTGGTGAAAAAGGAAATGCGTCTGTTTCGGCCCTTCGTCGGTGACGACTTGGACGCCGGTACGCTGCTGGAACAGGCGTTGGCGCTGGCCAGCCACCGCGTGGTGGTGAAGCGGCCGCGCAAGGCGCCCGCAATAGACGGCCCCAAGCCGGGCTACAGCCTGGAAGGTAAGTCCAGCCGTTACGACATCTACCCGAAGAAGAAGCTGTCCGCCGGTCAGTGA